One genomic segment of Candidatus Nomurabacteria bacterium includes these proteins:
- a CDS encoding efflux RND transporter permease subunit, producing MIEQKSLITRISEYFVTHYRIAVLIFILILSIGSYAYTTLLPREGFPSISFPIASVNIAYFVDDAEKFNDEILTPIEDRLEDLPYVDGFSSSTDGNIGNLFIRFEQDITSEDGADKLDAEILDLQLPSNAQAIVTPINVDSVDNVSDILIALTSDPNNEDELLSTAEMLKQTLIDEEQISGVTLYSNQVERTDPQTGTKFISKENFYSIGYPADDGIRTEQAVLLGIETVDLSTTETSELVTSVIDKLKDDGVLDGYNIVYSGDLAATVKDQISVLESNFLSGMVAVVVVLVLLVSLRASIVGLLFIPTVLTGTFVVMEFLGATLNVISLFALVLALGLFVDDAIVVIEAIDRNKKEGIKGIKSVTQAIEDIGIADVMGTLTTVLVFAPMLFISGVLGEFIIELPRTIIISLLLSLLFALTLTPLATYYLIPTRKKKEKKNIISKIESILSIPSDAMYRLGEKVGNLTKKTLDSKLLSIIVLVLTVGLLGIGMQYGQKLFSERFNPFPEVDDAEQLSFTILFPEGTTVDEAGTRYDNLIEELPEDVTAEIERIDLFSANNRGVSGNIELTPMRDREITAVELATKANEASEGRELLDVTFRVIGAGPPPSDYPFLMQVYAEDTETLQQITDDITILLGDLDIDGEKVTDVVVSGLERLRKQDGRRFAEIQAKLTDPENTTLILNLQEEVKNEFDKGKLDQYGLDEDALGFDLGQQSDNLESFQSLGLIGIIAIAAMYILLVARFDSFSQPFLIIAVAVILALPGVFIGLWTTGNYMSFLAAIGMIGLIGIVVNNTIMLVDFANRFIGEGHTPKEAMSESIKRRFRPLVTTTITTFAGLLPLALNDPFWEPISFTIIFGLLTSTLLVIFAFPLVFVANEWLRGRKKMLFYGLGLLVLLVIIFV from the coding sequence ATGATCGAACAAAAAAGTCTAATAACTCGAATATCAGAATACTTCGTCACTCATTACAGAATAGCTGTACTAATTTTCATTCTGATATTAAGTATCGGTAGTTACGCCTACACTACCCTACTACCAAGAGAGGGTTTCCCTTCTATCAGTTTTCCTATCGCCTCAGTAAATATTGCCTACTTTGTCGATGATGCTGAAAAGTTCAATGACGAGATATTGACTCCAATCGAAGATCGACTCGAAGATCTACCATATGTGGATGGGTTCTCATCAAGCACAGACGGCAACATTGGTAATCTGTTCATACGATTTGAACAGGATATAACTTCGGAGGACGGTGCTGATAAGTTAGATGCTGAGATACTAGACCTCCAACTCCCTAGCAATGCCCAAGCTATCGTAACGCCTATAAATGTTGATTCCGTTGATAATGTGAGCGATATATTGATAGCGCTAACATCAGATCCGAATAACGAGGATGAGTTATTATCCACAGCGGAAATGCTTAAGCAGACACTGATAGACGAGGAACAGATCTCAGGTGTTACGCTATACTCTAATCAGGTCGAGAGAACAGATCCTCAGACTGGTACAAAATTTATCTCTAAAGAGAATTTTTATAGTATCGGATATCCAGCTGACGACGGAATTAGGACAGAACAGGCTGTTCTACTAGGTATTGAGACGGTCGATCTAAGTACAACTGAAACTTCTGAACTTGTCACGTCGGTCATAGATAAGCTGAAAGATGATGGAGTGCTTGATGGATACAACATTGTTTATTCGGGCGACCTTGCAGCAACAGTTAAAGACCAGATCTCGGTCTTAGAATCAAATTTCCTCTCGGGGATGGTTGCGGTTGTGGTTGTTCTAGTGCTATTAGTAAGCCTCCGTGCGTCTATTGTTGGACTGTTATTCATTCCAACTGTTCTCACAGGTACTTTCGTAGTGATGGAATTTCTTGGAGCCACGCTAAATGTGATCTCACTATTTGCTTTGGTGTTGGCATTAGGTCTTTTCGTGGATGATGCGATCGTAGTGATCGAAGCGATCGATCGCAATAAAAAGGAAGGGATAAAAGGGATCAAGTCAGTTACTCAGGCAATCGAAGATATCGGAATAGCCGATGTTATGGGTACATTAACGACAGTTCTTGTATTTGCACCTATGCTCTTTATATCAGGGGTCTTAGGTGAATTCATTATAGAATTACCTAGAACTATTATAATTTCACTCTTGTTGTCATTACTATTCGCACTGACACTCACTCCCCTAGCTACATACTATCTGATCCCTACTAGGAAAAAAAAGGAAAAGAAGAACATAATCTCCAAGATAGAGAGCATATTATCCATACCATCAGATGCTATGTACAGATTAGGTGAGAAAGTGGGTAATCTAACCAAAAAGACTTTGGACAGCAAGCTACTGAGTATCATCGTACTAGTGCTAACTGTCGGGCTATTAGGTATCGGAATGCAGTATGGACAGAAGTTATTTAGTGAAAGATTCAATCCTTTCCCTGAGGTGGATGATGCCGAGCAACTTTCATTTACCATCTTGTTCCCTGAAGGCACCACTGTGGATGAAGCTGGAACGAGATACGACAATTTGATTGAAGAGCTTCCCGAAGATGTCACTGCAGAGATCGAGCGAATCGATCTATTCAGTGCAAATAACCGAGGAGTATCTGGCAACATCGAGTTGACCCCTATGAGAGATCGCGAGATAACAGCTGTTGAACTAGCAACGAAAGCAAATGAAGCTTCTGAAGGTCGTGAGCTATTGGATGTCACTTTCAGGGTTATCGGTGCAGGTCCCCCACCAAGCGATTATCCTTTTTTAATGCAAGTTTATGCGGAAGACACCGAGACACTACAGCAGATAACTGATGATATTACTATTTTATTGGGTGATCTAGATATTGATGGGGAGAAAGTTACAGATGTAGTAGTATCCGGTCTCGAAAGGCTTCGCAAACAGGATGGGAGAAGATTTGCAGAGATCCAAGCAAAATTGACAGACCCCGAGAACACAACCCTTATCTTAAATCTCCAGGAAGAGGTGAAGAACGAATTCGACAAAGGGAAACTTGATCAATACGGTTTGGATGAAGATGCCTTAGGTTTCGACCTAGGTCAACAATCGGACAATCTGGAGTCATTCCAGTCTCTCGGATTGATCGGAATAATAGCGATCGCAGCAATGTATATTCTCCTTGTAGCCAGATTCGACTCATTCTCACAACCGTTCTTGATCATTGCTGTAGCCGTGATACTTGCCCTACCAGGCGTTTTCATCGGCCTTTGGACCACGGGGAACTACATGAGCTTCCTCGCAGCGATCGGAATGATCGGGTTGATCGGTATAGTGGTTAACAATACCATCATGCTAGTAGATTTCGCTAACAGATTCATCGGTGAGGGTCATACACCCAAGGAAGCAATGAGCGAGTCTATCAAAAGAAGATTCAGACCTCTTGTGACGACTACCATAACAACATTTGCAGGTCTATTACCGCTTGCCTTGAACGATCCTTTCTGGGAGCCGATCTCTTTCACTATCATCTTTGGTTTGTTGACTAGTACACTATTGGTAATATTTGCTTTCCCACTAGTGTTTGTAGCGAATGAGTGGCTGAGAGGGAGGAAAAAGATGTTGTTCTATGGCTTAGGGTTGCTAGTTTTGTTAGTAATAATATTTGTGTAA
- the trxA gene encoding thioredoxin: MAVTFTDATFEDDVLKAEGLVLVDFWAAWCGPCIMLGPTIEEISEEMGTKVKVGKLNVDENQQTSFKYQVMSIPTVILFKDGEPVQTFIGVQPKQVYVDAIEKAGE; this comes from the coding sequence ATGGCAGTAACATTCACAGATGCTACGTTTGAGGACGATGTTTTAAAAGCAGAAGGCCTTGTTCTCGTAGACTTTTGGGCTGCATGGTGTGGTCCTTGTATCATGTTAGGTCCAACCATTGAAGAGATCTCAGAGGAGATGGGCACAAAGGTCAAAGTTGGTAAGTTGAATGTTGATGAGAATCAACAAACTTCATTCAAATATCAAGTTATGAGTATCCCAACAGTGATTCTTTTCAAGGATGGCGAACCTGTACAAACATTTATTGGTGTACAGCCAAAACAAGTTTATGTTGATGCGATCGAGAAGGCTGGTGAGTAG
- a CDS encoding threonylcarbamoyl-AMP synthase, with protein sequence MNILKFSEKDRNTIIAEAVKTLNSGGIVVYPTETCYGIGVDATDQKAVDRLMEYKSRREGKPLSVAVCDANMASEYVEINDIAQNLYENYLPGPITVVSKGKGKVANGVESEYGTLGIRIPDHELILDIVRKLGRPVTSTSANMSYKPRPYSVSALLNDLPEKYKGHLDLIIDAGVLPKNDPSTVVDTTLNNMNVMRQGSLRFDQDINDDKLVLRAHTKNAGETIDFGSLVMLRYLDIPLKQPLILALRGDLGAGKTQFTKGIARYLKINETISSPTFTIIDEYDYNFGHHKGKLIHMDTWRVDGESELIRTGITRYLEKGNVIAVEWADKFYQQLLAMVEEYHMKILKVDFEYLELNERDIKVYDND encoded by the coding sequence ATGAACATCCTCAAATTTAGCGAAAAAGATCGAAATACGATCATTGCTGAAGCTGTAAAGACCCTGAATTCAGGTGGTATTGTCGTGTACCCTACAGAAACGTGTTACGGGATCGGTGTAGATGCAACTGATCAGAAGGCTGTTGATCGATTGATGGAGTATAAGTCTCGTAGAGAAGGTAAGCCTCTTTCTGTGGCTGTCTGCGATGCAAACATGGCTAGTGAGTATGTGGAGATCAACGACATAGCTCAAAATCTTTATGAAAACTATCTACCTGGCCCTATTACAGTTGTTTCAAAGGGTAAAGGCAAAGTCGCAAATGGTGTAGAATCCGAATACGGAACCTTGGGTATCCGAATCCCTGATCATGAACTTATTCTCGACATTGTAAGGAAATTGGGTCGTCCAGTAACCTCTACCAGCGCAAATATGTCCTATAAACCTCGACCTTACTCAGTTTCGGCACTGTTGAATGATCTACCCGAAAAATATAAAGGGCATCTGGATCTTATCATTGATGCAGGTGTTCTCCCTAAGAATGATCCATCTACTGTTGTTGATACTACCCTAAATAATATGAATGTTATGAGACAGGGTAGTTTGAGATTTGATCAAGATATCAATGATGATAAGTTGGTGCTTCGTGCTCATACAAAGAATGCAGGTGAGACGATCGATTTTGGATCTTTGGTGATGCTAAGATATCTTGATATCCCATTGAAACAGCCTCTGATCCTTGCGTTAAGGGGTGATCTAGGCGCAGGAAAGACGCAGTTTACAAAGGGGATCGCACGATATCTAAAGATCAATGAAACCATATCTTCTCCAACTTTCACTATAATCGATGAGTATGATTATAACTTTGGACATCATAAAGGTAAATTAATACATATGGATACTTGGAGGGTTGATGGTGAGAGTGAATTGATCCGAACAGGGATAACACGTTATCTTGAAAAGGGTAATGTCATCGCAGTGGAGTGGGCTGATAAATTCTATCAACAGCTTCTTGCTATGGTTGAAGAGTATCATATGAAGATACTGAAGGTTGATTTTGAATATTTAGAATTAAATGAAAGAGATATAAAAGTATATGACAACGACTAA
- the tsaD gene encoding tRNA (adenosine(37)-N6)-threonylcarbamoyltransferase complex transferase subunit TsaD codes for MTTTKARSQNIILAIDTSCDDTSVAVLDGRKVLSSIVSSQVELHKKWGGVVPDIARRAHQENIGIAYNEALTRANVVESEIDLIAVTQGPGLAIDLEVGIEFAKNLALDRDLPLVPVNHMEGHFLSSLLLNSLGAGQVEDSIETVFPALGVLASGKHTELVYSFMPGEYLKLGWTLDDAAGEAFDKVGRMLGFGYPGGPIVSEFAEKATKEQAESFDLPVPMERSRDLNFSYSGLKTACLYKIRSLRESGRKDKEWVNAFCSEFVYKVVESISIKVESALEQNRDIESILVGGGVFNNVRMIRGMRKVAKNFSVGFYYPPRRYRGDNAAMIGIAGLVQYQKGEFLSGQDINSLERDPKLSL; via the coding sequence ATGACAACGACTAAAGCCCGATCCCAAAATATCATTTTAGCTATTGATACCAGTTGTGATGATACCTCTGTTGCAGTGCTAGATGGACGAAAAGTCTTGTCTAGTATAGTTTCCTCCCAGGTTGAATTACACAAGAAGTGGGGTGGAGTGGTTCCTGATATCGCAAGACGTGCTCATCAAGAGAATATCGGTATTGCATACAACGAAGCTTTGACACGAGCAAATGTTGTTGAAAGTGAGATAGACCTTATCGCAGTCACACAGGGGCCAGGACTTGCCATAGACCTAGAGGTTGGTATTGAGTTCGCAAAGAACTTAGCGCTTGATCGTGATCTTCCTCTTGTTCCCGTTAATCATATGGAAGGACACTTTTTATCTAGTTTACTTCTAAATAGCCTGGGTGCAGGTCAAGTAGAAGACTCTATAGAGACAGTTTTTCCTGCTCTTGGTGTACTAGCATCGGGTAAACACACAGAGTTGGTGTACTCGTTCATGCCGGGTGAGTATCTAAAACTTGGTTGGACATTGGATGATGCTGCAGGAGAGGCCTTTGATAAGGTCGGCAGAATGTTGGGTTTTGGATATCCTGGGGGACCCATTGTCTCAGAATTCGCCGAAAAAGCAACAAAAGAGCAAGCAGAGTCTTTTGACCTACCCGTTCCGATGGAAAGATCTAGGGATCTTAATTTCAGTTATTCGGGCCTTAAAACCGCATGTTTGTATAAGATCAGATCTCTGCGAGAATCAGGGAGAAAGGATAAAGAGTGGGTCAATGCTTTCTGTTCTGAATTTGTTTACAAGGTTGTAGAATCCATAAGTATAAAAGTTGAGTCCGCTCTAGAACAAAACCGAGACATTGAAAGCATATTGGTTGGAGGAGGTGTCTTTAACAATGTTCGCATGATCAGAGGGATGAGAAAAGTTGCGAAAAACTTCTCTGTAGGTTTTTACTACCCACCTCGAAGATATCGTGGGGATAATGCTGCTATGATCGGGATAGCGGGATTAGTTCAGTATCAGAAGGGTGAATTTCTTTCTGGACAAGATATCAATAGCCTAGAGCGAGATCCAAAACTCTCTTTGTAA
- a CDS encoding CTP synthase, producing the protein MNRKYVFISGGVISGVGKGIASASVGFLLRSYGVKVTMVKADPYLNIDAGTMNPLEHGETFVLEDGFETDMDMGHYERFIGQIFSRPNSVTAGAIFKRVLDKERSLKYDGRWVSMDSHVPHEIINWIEEVGEKDDAEVVVIEIGGTVGEMGQSIFLEANRIMKAMNHHDVVHMHVSYLPIPGTLGEMKSKPVQISVKLLNEAGINPDFIIARARVPIDDIRREKLSRYCVVPKEQVISAPDIDNIYEVPLNFEKDNITKSLLHLLQIEGKRRGRMYTKWADKYQKITSAKNTIKIGVVGKYFKSGDFDLQDSYVSVLEALKHASWEFGVEAQVEWFVADEFNGKGSMSKRMKELDGMIVPQGWGSRGAEGKLKAVQLAREQKIPYLGLCYGMQMAVIEYSRNLLGLKKANSEEVDPDSPDQVIHLMEAQKKLIKKQQYGGTIRLGAYPCKVVKGTLLHSLYKEYKNDLYQNLPVVQERHRHRYEFNNDYRKSLTDAGLVISGTSPDDMLVEAIELPKEVHPFFVGTQYHPELKSQLIQPHPIFMGFVKACLAKK; encoded by the coding sequence ATGAACAGGAAATATGTATTTATCTCTGGTGGGGTGATATCAGGGGTCGGTAAAGGTATCGCTTCTGCATCAGTAGGTTTCTTACTCAGATCTTATGGAGTTAAAGTGACCATGGTCAAAGCTGATCCGTATCTCAATATTGATGCAGGAACAATGAATCCCCTTGAGCACGGAGAAACTTTTGTCTTGGAAGATGGATTTGAGACGGATATGGATATGGGGCATTATGAAAGATTTATTGGACAGATCTTTTCACGCCCAAACTCTGTAACAGCGGGTGCTATCTTCAAACGTGTCTTAGATAAGGAACGATCGTTGAAGTATGATGGACGATGGGTGAGTATGGACAGTCATGTACCTCACGAGATAATCAACTGGATAGAAGAGGTAGGCGAAAAGGATGACGCAGAGGTTGTTGTGATCGAGATCGGTGGAACCGTTGGGGAAATGGGACAGTCGATCTTCTTGGAAGCCAACAGGATCATGAAGGCGATGAATCATCATGACGTAGTGCATATGCACGTTTCATATCTGCCTATCCCTGGTACACTTGGTGAGATGAAAAGTAAGCCGGTACAGATATCGGTTAAACTACTTAATGAAGCAGGTATCAATCCTGATTTCATCATCGCACGAGCCAGAGTACCGATCGATGATATCCGTCGTGAGAAGTTAAGCCGATACTGTGTTGTTCCTAAAGAGCAGGTAATTTCAGCTCCAGACATTGATAATATCTATGAAGTTCCATTGAATTTTGAGAAAGATAATATCACCAAGTCACTCTTACATTTACTCCAGATAGAGGGAAAGAGACGGGGTCGTATGTATACAAAGTGGGCAGATAAGTATCAAAAGATCACATCCGCTAAAAACACCATCAAAATAGGGGTGGTTGGGAAGTATTTTAAGAGTGGGGATTTTGACCTACAGGACTCATACGTTTCTGTGCTTGAGGCATTAAAGCATGCTTCATGGGAATTTGGTGTAGAAGCGCAGGTGGAATGGTTCGTAGCTGATGAGTTTAATGGAAAAGGTTCTATGTCAAAGAGAATGAAAGAACTTGATGGGATGATCGTTCCTCAAGGTTGGGGGAGTAGAGGAGCAGAAGGGAAATTAAAAGCAGTACAACTAGCAAGAGAGCAAAAGATCCCGTATTTGGGCCTATGTTATGGTATGCAGATGGCTGTTATCGAATACTCTCGTAATTTACTCGGATTGAAAAAAGCAAATTCAGAAGAGGTCGACCCAGATTCTCCAGATCAAGTTATCCATCTGATGGAGGCTCAGAAAAAGCTAATAAAGAAACAACAGTACGGTGGCACGATCAGACTTGGTGCATACCCATGTAAGGTTGTGAAAGGAACCCTTCTACACTCTCTTTACAAGGAGTACAAAAATGACCTGTATCAAAACCTCCCTGTGGTTCAGGAACGACACAGACACAGATATGAGTTCAATAACGATTATCGCAAGAGTTTGACAGATGCCGGATTAGTGATCTCTGGTACCAGTCCGGATGATATGCTCGTAGAAGCTATCGAACTACCAAAAGAGGTACATCCGTTCTTTGTTGGCACACAGTATCATCCCGAACTGAAATCTCAACTGATACAACCACACCCAATATTTATGGGATTTGTGAAGGCTTGTTTGGCAAAAAAGTAG
- the eno gene encoding phosphopyruvate hydratase: MKITGLSAREILDSRGIPTIEATIELDARYQAKGAVPSGASTGTTEVLELRDGDPSRYFGKGTLSAVRSVVENIAPALINKEFNTQKELDEYLIQLDGTEQKGSLGGNSILAVSMAFCRASAMTMNMPLYEYFARIFWGEEFSTRKYKMPTPMILIMEGGKHGNWATDIQEYMIIPDQKKFTSYSECVRVGAEIFKATHDLLIQKGYAGTVGFEGAFAPIQIRSNHEAFDLILQGVTLAGYKPGTDITLAMDIAASEFFNKETGLYDLRREDKELTGPQWIDLQREWIGKYPISSIEDGFHEEDWDMWVRFTDEFGSELQIVGDDLLTTNVKRIRKAIELDAVNSVLIKLNQIGTVTETLDAIKLSTEVGYSAVISHRGGETNDDMIADLVVGTSADQTKFGGPDRGERLAKYNRMMEIEEELQQVKI; the protein is encoded by the coding sequence ATGAAAATCACAGGACTGTCCGCTAGAGAGATCCTTGACTCACGAGGGATCCCCACGATCGAAGCTACGATCGAATTAGATGCGAGGTATCAAGCTAAAGGAGCTGTACCCTCTGGAGCATCTACAGGTACTACCGAAGTATTAGAACTTCGGGATGGTGATCCTTCAAGATATTTCGGTAAAGGGACTCTTTCCGCGGTTAGGTCTGTTGTGGAGAATATTGCACCCGCTCTAATAAATAAGGAGTTCAACACCCAGAAAGAACTAGATGAATATCTCATACAGTTAGATGGGACCGAACAGAAAGGTTCCTTGGGGGGAAATTCGATCCTTGCTGTGTCGATGGCTTTCTGCAGGGCTAGTGCGATGACTATGAATATGCCTCTTTACGAATATTTTGCACGAATATTTTGGGGTGAAGAGTTCTCTACAAGAAAGTACAAGATGCCTACTCCCATGATACTTATAATGGAGGGAGGAAAACATGGAAATTGGGCTACGGATATTCAGGAGTACATGATAATACCTGATCAGAAGAAGTTCACATCGTACAGTGAATGCGTGCGTGTTGGAGCAGAAATATTCAAGGCAACACATGACCTACTGATACAGAAAGGTTATGCAGGGACAGTTGGATTTGAGGGTGCATTTGCCCCTATCCAGATAAGATCTAACCATGAGGCCTTTGATCTGATCCTTCAAGGCGTTACATTAGCTGGTTACAAGCCCGGAACTGACATCACTCTTGCAATGGATATAGCAGCATCAGAATTTTTTAATAAGGAAACTGGTTTGTATGACCTCAGAAGAGAAGATAAGGAATTGACAGGTCCTCAATGGATCGACCTGCAAAGGGAATGGATCGGGAAGTATCCTATCAGCAGTATAGAAGATGGTTTCCATGAGGAGGACTGGGATATGTGGGTCAGATTCACTGACGAATTCGGAAGTGAGCTACAGATAGTTGGGGATGATCTACTTACTACAAATGTTAAGAGAATACGGAAAGCAATCGAGCTTGATGCTGTTAATTCAGTACTGATCAAACTTAATCAGATCGGGACAGTCACAGAGACTCTCGATGCGATAAAACTTTCTACAGAAGTTGGATATTCTGCAGTGATCTCACATCGTGGTGGAGAAACAAACGATGATATGATAGCAGATCTGGTTGTTGGGACATCCGCCGATCAAACAAAATTTGGCGGACCAGATCGAGGTGAAAGGCTGGCAAAATACAATCGTATGATGGAGATCGAAGAAGAACTACAACAGGTCAAGATCTAA
- a CDS encoding prohibitin family protein, translating into MKSISINTSTARNLLISAVAVIALIILLLNSAFTVQYGTVAVLTRFGEIIGDVNTPGLHFKIPLIDQVLRYRTQKVVYETLSVTPYSNASNADYQDVQVDTNTKDGQQVSIRYTVRFAIDPDKIKDVATSLGTEAEVVEKIVKTDSRIWVRQIPRSYSANELYTGNIDIVAEEIAKRLKPIFEKNGLILDEFGIRAIQFTDDYIGAIEQKQIEAEKVKTEEFKAQQEEFKKEALITKAEGESEAQRLQETTLTDNLIKKLYIEKWNGVLPEVSAGSDTGLILDLNSTK; encoded by the coding sequence ATGAAAAGCATATCAATCAATACATCAACTGCAAGAAACCTGCTCATCTCTGCAGTAGCAGTTATTGCCCTGATCATCTTGCTTTTAAATTCTGCATTTACAGTACAGTACGGTACGGTCGCTGTATTGACCAGATTTGGTGAGATCATAGGTGATGTAAACACACCCGGTCTACATTTCAAAATCCCCCTTATTGACCAAGTGTTAAGATATCGAACTCAGAAAGTTGTTTATGAGACTTTGTCTGTCACGCCCTACTCAAACGCGTCAAATGCTGATTATCAAGACGTACAGGTCGATACTAACACCAAAGATGGTCAGCAAGTTTCTATCAGATATACAGTCAGATTTGCTATAGATCCGGATAAGATCAAAGATGTTGCAACTTCCCTTGGAACTGAAGCGGAGGTGGTAGAAAAGATCGTTAAAACTGATTCTAGAATTTGGGTTAGACAGATACCTAGAAGCTATTCAGCCAATGAGCTATATACTGGCAATATCGATATAGTTGCTGAGGAGATCGCTAAACGTCTCAAGCCAATCTTCGAAAAAAATGGCTTGATATTAGACGAGTTTGGTATTCGTGCCATCCAATTCACTGATGATTACATAGGAGCTATTGAACAGAAGCAGATCGAGGCAGAAAAGGTCAAGACTGAAGAGTTCAAGGCTCAACAAGAAGAATTTAAAAAGGAGGCGTTGATAACTAAAGCAGAGGGTGAATCTGAGGCACAGAGGTTGCAAGAAACTACTTTAACAGATAATCTGATCAAGAAGTTGTACATCGAGAAATGGAACGGTGTACTACCCGAGGTATCAGCTGGAAGCGATACTGGATTGATCTTAGATCTAAATAGTACAAAATAA
- a CDS encoding sensor histidine kinase, translated as MGVTGDILCQGADTPPQSVGELLSAKHLQRIQKELSGYTPPEIQDPTVLLQSSAQACLEIVTDQDGSNNFIFLIQTEQKISDLRSQLVARLIDDHFRGVAIQDVFPVFSASLMVIVRSNVDEHLQLSVLSGSYQTIISIMHEAIISAIQTINDKTLSALFHDLRHGLSNLYFIQTLSTQDPSIVSYLPGIVGPLEHGLTDSYSVMRMLLGQPPPQKEYYEVMDNVGDQAQQSLLERVVGMAYIGNRRVSCDNWFSLSGIRVVVPVVNYAIVELLTNTRKYSPEGSTISVNCIDMPHGKVLVISNPLNDIARSHFPGSSAIFDLPVSAGYGNMGSHSWRLGLYMVARALRMVGLDIMCVTDNDDNPAIVSMCIIIPPDTDENRV; from the coding sequence ATGGGTGTTACTGGGGATATTCTTTGTCAAGGAGCTGATACTCCACCCCAATCAGTTGGAGAGTTACTATCTGCTAAACACTTACAACGTATACAAAAAGAACTGTCTGGTTATACTCCTCCCGAAATTCAAGATCCGACGGTACTATTACAATCTTCTGCTCAAGCATGCCTTGAGATTGTGACGGACCAAGACGGTTCTAACAACTTTATATTTCTAATTCAAACAGAACAAAAAATATCTGATTTGAGGTCACAGCTGGTCGCTAGACTTATTGATGACCATTTTAGAGGTGTTGCAATTCAGGACGTTTTTCCTGTTTTTTCTGCATCACTAATGGTTATTGTCAGGAGCAATGTTGATGAGCACCTTCAGTTATCTGTATTGAGCGGCTCTTATCAAACAATAATTTCAATTATGCACGAAGCGATAATTTCGGCAATACAAACAATAAATGATAAGACACTTTCTGCACTATTTCATGATCTTCGACACGGATTATCGAATTTATATTTTATACAGACTTTAAGCACACAGGATCCTAGTATTGTGAGTTACCTACCTGGGATAGTAGGTCCTTTAGAACACGGCTTGACTGATAGTTATAGTGTTATGAGAATGTTATTAGGACAGCCTCCACCCCAAAAAGAATACTACGAAGTGATGGATAATGTAGGTGATCAAGCGCAACAATCTCTTCTAGAACGTGTAGTAGGAATGGCTTATATAGGTAATCGAAGAGTAAGTTGTGACAATTGGTTTTCTTTATCGGGAATTAGGGTCGTGGTGCCAGTAGTTAACTATGCAATAGTTGAATTACTTACAAATACTCGTAAGTATAGTCCAGAAGGTAGTACAATTTCAGTGAATTGTATCGATATGCCTCATGGAAAGGTATTGGTTATCTCCAATCCTCTGAACGATATAGCGAGGAGTCACTTTCCAGGTTCAAGTGCAATCTTCGATCTCCCTGTATCTGCTGGTTATGGTAATATGGGTTCGCATAGTTGGCGTTTAGGATTGTATATGGTTGCTAGAGCGTTACGAATGGTAGGTCTCGATATAATGTGTGTAACAGATAATGATGATAACCCTGCAATAGTATCAATGTGCATAATTATCCCTCCTGACACTGATGAGAATAGAGTATAA
- a CDS encoding GNAT family N-acetyltransferase: MENSIQYTNRPLTEEEIDILVEEIKHIPGIVYMPRFLLRRISNSVVATCDGEFCGACSNYHIKRDIYKLGPLLVRAKYRKMGIGKELLNRSFKALESKTVYAGTSNPSLWNVLTDNGFVQHPLIRLPLIVKFFLIIYLSIFLSPQFLLEAKRKGRLYPRKEYRHYIKPQQTRGSQI, from the coding sequence ATGGAAAATTCTATCCAATATACTAATCGACCTTTAACGGAAGAAGAGATCGACATACTTGTCGAGGAGATCAAACATATCCCAGGAATTGTGTATATGCCACGCTTCCTACTCAGGCGTATATCAAATTCGGTTGTAGCAACTTGTGACGGTGAATTTTGTGGGGCGTGTTCAAATTACCATATCAAAAGGGATATCTATAAACTTGGACCTCTACTGGTTCGTGCTAAGTACCGAAAAATGGGTATAGGGAAGGAGTTGCTAAACCGTTCTTTCAAAGCCCTTGAAAGTAAGACTGTTTATGCAGGAACTTCAAATCCTTCGCTGTGGAATGTACTGACCGACAATGGTTTTGTACAACACCCCCTGATACGATTACCTTTAATTGTGAAGTTCTTTCTTATCATATATCTCTCAATATTCCTGTCTCCTCAGTTCCTTTTGGAGGCCAAACGAAAGGGTCGACTTTATCCCAGAAAAGAGTATCGACATTATATTAAGCCTCAACAAACAAGGGGTTCCCAAATCTGA